Within the Thermoflexus hugenholtzii JAD2 genome, the region GACTCATCCACCGTGAAGGATTGGTTGCGGATGTAGACCCGGCCCCGCAGGCCCTCCTCCCATCGGAAGCGGGCCCAGCGCCGGGGCTGGACCGCCTCCGGGCGAGCCCGGACTTCCTCCAGCATCTGTTGCAGAGCCTCCAGATCGACGCCGTTCAGCGAAGCGCTCATCCCGGGTGCCTCCTCTTGAATCGGATCGTCCGCCTCAAGCGGCTGTCGCCCGACGGAGCTCGGGTCGCAGGGTCACCGGGCGGGCCAGCGTGTTGCCCACCGGCGAGGTGGCCACCGTCTCCTCCCAGATCGCCCGGAGGGTCTCCTCGTCGGCGTCGGCGTCCACATAGGCTTTGACGATGATCTCGCGGTAGCCCGGGTGCCCTTCCTGGCTCAGCCCCAGGAAGGTGAGGATGTTATCGATCTCCCCCTCCAGGGCGATCTCCAGGTTGCGGAGAGGGATCCCACGTTTGGTGGCGTTGAGGACGAAGCCGACGGTGAGGCAAGCCCCAAGGGCCCCCAGCACATATTCCACCGCGTTGGGGGCCTCGTCCTGGCCCACCAAATCGGCGGGTTCGTCCACCACAAAGGAGTGGTTCCGGATGTAGGCCCGTCCCTTGAACCCTCCCAACCAGCGCACCCGTGCCGTCCAGCGGTTCAGGGAGCGGGCGGCCTCTGGATCCGTCTGCACCTGCGCGCTCAGCTGTTGCAGCTGCTCCACATCCAGGCCGTTCAGCACCAGTCCCATGGGAAACCTCCTCAAAAGGGTGTGAATGGGCGTTCCCGGAGAACGGATCCAATGCGTGGATGGGGAGAAGCGGGAGCAGGAAGGGGAAAAGCCGGCCGGTCCGGGGATCTGCGGGATCAACCCCCTCCTGACCCCCGCGGCGGACACCTGCAGTTCGAAGGAAGAACCCGAAGCGGATCGATCCCCGACATGTCCAGTCCCTCCGAGATCGGCGCGCTCCGGCCGGCGATGTGTTTTCATGATACACGCAGGAGCCCTCTACCTGTCAACTCAGTCCCAGCCGGCATCGCTTCTCTCCATCCACCGATCGACTGGCTTAAGCCTTGCATTCGGGTCCGCACGATCCCGCGTGGGCCTGTATCTTCATCTGCGAGCGCCGCCCCACGGACAGGAAGGCCCATGGGTTTCCTCATCCCAGATCTCTATCCGCTATAATCCACTTAGGCGAATGGAAACCGCGGAAGGAGCCCGGTCTGCTTGAACCGGAGGTAGGGATGGGGATCCGGCTGGATCTGCTGCATCGGGTGACGGATGAGGAGCTGTGGGAGCTTTCGGAGCGCAATCCGGGCTATCAATTCGAGCGCACCGCGGACGGGAGGTTGATCGTGACCCCCACCGGTGGCGAGAGCGGACGACGGAGCGGGGAGATCGTCGGACAGCTTCGGGAGTGGAACCGCCGGGCCCGCCTGGGGGTGGTTTTTGATTCCTCCACGGGTTTTCGGCTTCCGGATGGGTCGCTGTTTGCACCGGATGCTTCATGGGTGCGGCGGGAGCGGTGGGAGGCTCTCAGTCGGGAGGAGCGGGAGGGGTTTGTCCCCCTTTGTCCGGATGCGGTGTTTGAGGTGCGCTCGGCTTCCCAGAGCCTGGGGGAGCTGCGGGAGAAGATGACGGTCTATCTGGCCAACGGCGCCCGCCTGGGCGTGCTGATCGACCCCTACCGCAAAGCCGTGGAGATCTACCGCCCCGGCGCCCCGGTGGAGCGATACGAAGGAGTCCAGCAGGTGCCCCTGGACCCCGAGCTCCCCGGCTTCACCCTGGAACTGGGGCCGATCTTCGAGTGAGGAGGCGGGGATGGGGATCCGGCTGGATCTGCTGCATCGGGTGACGGATGAGGAGCTGCGCGAGCTTTCGGAGCGCAACCCGGGCTATCAGTTCGAACGCACCGCCGACGGGAGGCTCATCGTGACCCCCACCGGCTTAGAAAGCGGACGACGAAGCGGGGAAATCTTCGGGCAGCTTCGGGATTGGAACCGCCGAACCCGTTTGGGGGTGGTCTTGGATTCTTCCACAGGCTTCCGGCTTCCCGATGGGTCGTTGCTTTCCCCGGACGCCTCGTGGGTGCGGCGGGAGCGATGGGAAGCCCTCAGCCCCGAACAGCGCGAAGGCTTCGGCCCCTTCTGCCCCGACGCCGCCTTCGAAGTCCGCTCCGCCTCCCAAAGCCTGGGAGAACTACGAGAGAAGATGGAGACCTACCTGGCCAACGGCGCCCGCCTGGCCGTGCTGATCGACCCCTACCGGCGCGCGGTGGAGATCTACCGTCCCGGCGCCCCGGTGGAGCGATACGAAGGAGTCCAGCAGGTGCCCCTGGACCCCGAGCTCCCCGGCTTCACCCTGGAACTGGGGCCAATCTTCGAGTGAGGAGGCGGGGATGGGGATCCGATTGGATTTGCTGCATCGGGTGACGGATGAGGAGCTGTGGGAGCTTTCGGAGCGCAATCCGGGCTATCAATTCGAGCGCACCGCGGACGGGAGGCTGATCGTGAGCCCTACTGGCGGCGAGAGCGGGCGGCGTAGCCTGAAGGTAGCCTATCAACTGGAACGCTGGAACGAGCGGGCCCGCCTGGGGGTGGTTTTTGATTCTTCCACGGGTTTTCGGCTTCCGGATGGGTCGCTGTTTGCGCCGGATGCTTCGTGGGTGCGGCGGGAGCGGTGGGAGGCTCTCAGTCAGGAGGAGCGGGAGGGGTTTGTTCCCCTTTGTCCGGATGCGGTGTTTGAGGTGCGGTCGGCTTTCCAGAGCCTGGGGGAGTTGCGGGAGAAGATGGAGGCTTATCGGGCCAACGGGGCGCGGGTGGGGGTGCTGATCGATCCTTATCGGCGGGCGGTGGAGGTTTATCGGCCCGGCGCCCCGGTGGAGCGATACGAAGGAGTCCAGCAGGTGTCCCTGGACCCCGAGCTCCCGGGGTTCATCCTGGAGCTGGAGCCGATCTTCGAGTGAGCCGGGCTTCTTCGTTTGGGTCTGAAGGCGCACCAGGGCTCCGGTCTCCCCGGCGATCTCCTACCCGAGGTGGAGAAGTCGACTGAGGAGGGCATGGGGCGCCAGCCTGCCTCGGAGTCGGAGCCATCGCGCCCTCCACCCCCGGCTTCGAGGAAGATCAGCCAGGGTGCGCACCCGCAGGGCCCGGCGGACCGCTCCGGGGGTCCAGCCCGGAGGGAGGGGCGCGTGCACCGTCACCGTCCGCCCAGGGGGCAGATCGAAGAAGTTGTCGCTGAAGACGATGTCAGCTCCCGGGAGCATCAGGGTGACGAAGCGGGCCAGGGCGCGGGCGCGCAGGGTGATCCTCATGGTTTCTCCTTGAGCCTCCACTTCCACCATCAGGCCAGGATCCGGCAGACGCAGGGCCTTCTCAGGGGCGAAGAGAGCCACACGCAGATCCTGCCGCGTTCCTTCCTCCCACCGCTCCGCCACGAAGGCCAGCGCCCGCCGATGGCGGCGCCGCCACGCCCCGACCTCCACCACGCGGATGAGGGTCCCTTGCAGCGGGGGCGCTTCCGCAATTTCTTCCCCTCGCTCGAGCACCTGCCCCTCGAAGGTCTCCAGGGACCAGCGGATGGTCCCCCGCCAAGGATAAGGGGTGTCGTTTAAGAGAAAGATCTCCACACGGTCCTCCTGCGCGTCCAGGGAGAGGGCGATAGGGGCAAAGAAGCGGCGGGCCGCGTAATGGAGGGCTTTCCATCGGCCGTAGACATCCAGGCTCGACCAGGAGATGGCGGGCCAGGTGTCGTTGAGCTGCCAGTAGAGGGCCCCGCCGCACCGGTTGCGGTGGCGCCGCCAGTATTCTACAGCCTGCCGCACAGCCTCCGCCTGGGCGATCTGGGTGAGCCAGGCCAGATCCTCCAGGTCCTCCGGGATCGGGAACCGCTCCGTGAGGTAATACAGGAGCCGCTGCATCCCGCCGGGGTCCCGCTGGCGGCGGCGGAGGGCAGGCGCGCGGAGGGTGGGATGCGGAGGCAGTCCGAAGGCGGCGAGGGTTCCCGAGGTCGGCAGCGACTGCAGGCCGAACTCGCTCACGAACCGGGGGATACGGGCCCGATAGGCGGCGATGGGGGCCAGGCCGTGCCAGACCCGCCAGAGGTGGGCGTCGCCCCGTCGGTCGCCGTTGACTTCCCGGCGGAAAGCTCCGGA harbors:
- a CDS encoding Uma2 family endonuclease codes for the protein MGIRLDLLHRVTDEELRELSERNPGYQFERTADGRLIVTPTGLESGRRSGEIFGQLRDWNRRTRLGVVLDSSTGFRLPDGSLLSPDASWVRRERWEALSPEQREGFGPFCPDAAFEVRSASQSLGELREKMETYLANGARLAVLIDPYRRAVEIYRPGAPVERYEGVQQVPLDPELPGFTLELGPIFE
- a CDS encoding Uma2 family endonuclease codes for the protein MGIRLDLLHRVTDEELWELSERNPGYQFERTADGRLIVSPTGGESGRRSLKVAYQLERWNERARLGVVFDSSTGFRLPDGSLFAPDASWVRRERWEALSQEEREGFVPLCPDAVFEVRSAFQSLGELREKMEAYRANGARVGVLIDPYRRAVEVYRPGAPVERYEGVQQVSLDPELPGFILELEPIFE
- a CDS encoding OsmC family protein — its product is MGLVLNGLDVEQLQQLSAQVQTDPEAARSLNRWTARVRWLGGFKGRAYIRNHSFVVDEPADLVGQDEAPNAVEYVLGALGACLTVGFVLNATKRGIPLRNLEIALEGEIDNILTFLGLSQEGHPGYREIIVKAYVDADADEETLRAIWEETVATSPVGNTLARPVTLRPELRRATAA
- a CDS encoding Uma2 family endonuclease codes for the protein MGIRLDLLHRVTDEELWELSERNPGYQFERTADGRLIVTPTGGESGRRSGEIVGQLREWNRRARLGVVFDSSTGFRLPDGSLFAPDASWVRRERWEALSREEREGFVPLCPDAVFEVRSASQSLGELREKMTVYLANGARLGVLIDPYRKAVEIYRPGAPVERYEGVQQVPLDPELPGFTLELGPIFE